The Camelina sativa cultivar DH55 chromosome 18, Cs, whole genome shotgun sequence DNA window tcagctttgtttttaatatcttatgtttttcttcattAGGCGTAGATTCCAGAAAATTCTCGTTTTCTACTGGCTACAACTCTGAGggatatttatattgtttgccTTATTTTTCTGGGGAAAATTTCCTTTAAAAgatctcattttatttttatttagacgtttaatacccaatacTTTTTGGTTAGAATAATAGTACCGATATATTAAATTGGTATCAAATAAAACCTTATCTTTTAAAGATTGGTTGAATCGAACACACGACTTAACAGACGTTAGCTTGTGTAACGGAATCGCTAAACTGGGTTTTAATTTCAGTCTCCTACAAACAAACCTGTTACCACTAGACTAATGATTGTGTAAACAGATTATATATATCCGCTTTAAACGTGTGACTGAAACTGAAATCCGTTTAGCGATTCCATCATGCAGGTTAACGTCTGTTAAGTCGTTTATTTGATTCAACCAATCTTTAAAACATAAAGTTTTACTTGAtactaatttaatatatctgGTATTTTTATTTCAACCAAAAAGTATTAGATATTAAaagtccaaataaaaataaacgagGTTTTTATAGGAATTTTTCCATTTTGTATTTCATTTTGGTACTAAAACTAGtacattaataaatttatgacaaagaaaaacataacatgTTATATTATGTTCATTTTTCAGGCTTTTTTGTTAGCAATTTAAATAATACTCTATGTTTTTTgccatttattttattcaattaaaaataagtgatttgcaaaaaaaataaaatgaaagaatAATTACCCACGATATCAGATGTAAGTATGTAACACTTCACAAGGAAAGTTACATTTTAATGCTGTCCGGagattgttattgtttttttttttttttttttttttaaaggattttagAGATTGTTATGGTTTCTAGTTCCACTACCCACTATTGAGTCTCCAAATGTTATGACACCAGAAATAGGAACATTCGGGGTAGTTTTATTTTACCCACTTCATATGATGATCAATCCAGAtatgcatatataataaaatttcgtTAGATAGAGAGTGATCAATCCATATAATTTaatccaaaccaaataaaaaatactcaaatctaaaactaaatctAAATGTTaacctaacaaaaacaaaattgttttagaccaaaatttctttaaagactacaatatatttgacaaaaaCTTATATCCAAACCTAAACTGTACCAATccatatatttaatttggatACAGttactcaaaaatcaaaaatccaaaataccaGAAAAAATCGAATCAAAATGAACCGAAATGAAGGTTAAACATCCCTTGCAGCATGAACTTAATttagggaagaaaaaaaaatgaaactagtTTTCCGATTTGTTTTCTTACATAATTGTGTCTAACTGGTATGTAAGAATCAATTGTACCAATaactcaaaataaattttacaaatcaaATGTACCATTGAAACCCATTTTGTAAGAAAAGAATTGGAAAACTAAATTCATTCCAACGCTACAAAATTGTACGACCATATGGATAATTTACCAATATAACACATGAGTTTATTGTCCTTGTATAAACATGAAAATTCAAtcgacataaaaataaaaggaaacaaagcaatcaatgaaatatgaaagaaatcaaagaacccACTTTTACCAATAGCAACAGTGACCAAACAAAACATGTCACAGTTTATTCAAAATCCCCCATTATAATAAGAAGAGATGATTATTTcctttcgtttcttttttttttccttctctagtCCTACAGTTTCAAATATTGTTACGCTGCGAAATCAGCCGTACGTTATGCAATTCATATTTTCACTAGAGATAAGAGCAACGATCCTTTATTCTTTGATCCTAGAAGGCTCTCCGACCGTGTTCTCCATTCGAGAATACCATTCGCCAATGCGTGTGTTGTCCACCATATCCTTACCCGATCGAAGGTATCTTATTGGCCTCAGAACACCAAATACAGCGAGATCAGCCAAGTTCGGTTTTGACCCACCTGCTAATCATAAACTACAATCATGGACCACTCAAGAAAGTGGAGACTAAATTTAGTATTATATCGGAAGTTGTACATACCGAGGTATGGACGCTCTTTCAAGGCATCGACCCATGTCTCAGCAGCATCATAAAGAGCAGCACGTTCATCAGTAATGTTATatttcttcttcagtttctttgacACAAAGTACATCGCCGTTGCTCCTGCATACTTTGCCACTAATCTTTCAGTGAAACTGAAATTTCCTGCACAGGGCACAACATTACAACTTAGACAAGAAGTAAATTCCTCCAAAAGCTTTCTGCAGTTGCAAATGACGAATAAATGTtcccaaaacaaagaagaaacaaactaGTCTGTAGTCTGTAACCATACCATGTGTGGTGATGTAATCAAAGGATTCCAGGGCCTCCGAAGTATTCCTGTATATGTTTGGTGACAAAAGATGCACAAGGTGATTGTCCACCCACCTATAACACAGAGATACATAATCAGCCTCAGGTCAGTAATGACACAAAACAGTAACTAAAGTACAAAATGACCATACTTGCGCCACTTAGtctcttcatcgtcttcagACTTGGAAATTTCAGGGTGCATCTTCTGGAATAAGCCATCGATTATCGCTGCACCAAACAACCGAAGATTACTCAACTAAACTAATTCGGAAAGGAGAACTCGAGACAGAACATGGAACAAACCTGAAGAATCAACCATTTGTTCACCATCTACCGTAAGAATAGGCACCTTCTTATAATCAGaccatttgatttctttcttacTGATGGGATTCACTTCAACAATCTTGTATGGAATCTTGTTAAAATCCAAGAACGCTACAGAAGATTGAACAATCGTCAAACCAAGCAAAGTAATGACATATAAGTTAACCATCTCTATCTTACTAAATCAAAAACAACCACTGGCCATCTCTATGTTCTCAAAACAACCATGGTTAAAACTCTATCTTTAACCATGAAATTTCAATGTTCAAAAATCTGATCAGATCCAGAAATATACCTTTAACCTTGTTACAGAAAGGGCAAGCCTCGTACTGATACAGAACAACTTCTTTAGGATTAAACTTGTGAGCCATTTCCTTAGCGTGAACTTCCTGACCAAGAGACGATGCGGCGGCGGCAGAGAAGAACACAATCCCAGCGAATCCGCCGGCAAAAGAAGGAGTTGAAATCTCTGGAAGACCGCCGAATCTTCGGGTGATAGGTTCGGAGGACGAGATCGTTGTAATCGCCATGGATTGAGCGAGCCGTGGATGGATTGCGACGGAGGATGAGATTGTTCGCGCAGCAAGTCCGGTGACTCTCCTCATAGCTTATTGTGGATCTGTGTGATTGAGATCTGGATCTCGAGAGATTTTTGAAggcgttttcttttgtttattcaacGAAAGGGTTCTTAGGGTTTAAGCTGTGTCCACGATTACTACTTCCACTTCCAGAGCCTTTTAGATTATTCGTAGGGCTCTTTacggaaaaaaaacacatatatatttttatttgactttGGAAAAACTCTTAtacatgtataaaaatatatttttactatgGTAATTAGTAGCCCTAGTAATTAGATAGGGAAGTCTCCTgcaaaatactaatttttttttgaatgaatgtaaaattgaaaagaaaaaaaacctgttTTACAAGAAGAAATGCTTCGTAGAGAgctgaaatatttttgtttaaattctaTGAAAAATAAGCTAAAACtactaaatttttattatagaaagttccagaaaaaaaaaatataattcggTTTAGAGTTCGTAATTACAGAAAATAATCTAAATCTCTCTAGGTAAATTACccaaaatgtataattaaatatctaaatcTTTCTTAAAATCCAAAACTCTAAAATCTATTTACCCAAATCACTAGTTTTCCAAAGCAATCTATATCAAGCATCTATTTTGTTCATTAAATTgtcaaacttattttttttatataacataaaattgtcaaaatttaaaagattaataacaGTTTAGTTAAAATCAGCTAGGATTATGTTGttgatttaaatttgtgtgcATGACTTAGTTTTATCTCAGTTGGAAGACTTTTTGCCCAACTAAACATGGTCATGCAATTTATTACTATGAAGTGTtgattattttatatcaatGCTTATAAAGAAGCAATAATCAATTATACTCAAAATGTCTTATAcactaggtagtaacccgtgccgTAGAATgggacaaaatattttcatataaattttaaattcgtaaatcgactaagaattatattaattcAGGTGTTGTAATATAGATGCATTATTCTCatgtaatttttgaaaaaataaatgtagACGTATTTACTTTGGAACATGAAACACGTCCCGGTCCATCCCCTCACATCCCAACTCATCATCTCTCGTCTTGTCTCATCCCTTCTCGTCCTGTCTCGTCCCGTATCCATCATAATTTTTCATCTTATGttcattctcttttaaattaTTACTCGTTACACAATGTTTACTAAAAGAGATTggataaaaaataaagatgggaTACCAGAGTTCTTCgctgaatatttttttatttagttagatgaaattatcaaaaaaaaatataattttcaaaaattatataattgttttcaaaaataccaaaattttaaaattgacagtTCCAAAATGGTTAGTTACATGTCGCATAGTCAATCCGTatcaaaattagtgaaaacttgatatttgaatttatctacttatatttttttaatttcttacttTTATCTAAGATTTATgtccctttaaaaaaaattgatatattggTTCTCATTATTCGAATTAcccgtttcagtttacatattattcctcgtcttaataccataaatagactggacttttctcaaaatttaattattttttcttaaattatatgTACATAATTAGTCaattaaattacttcaaaacactgataaaacatatattcagtcaaataataaactcttttaggttgtaaaattttaattgtataatattaaaattttccataaaaattagttggccACTCTTTTATagtgttttgtcaatattttagtgtataTGTAAAATACCGCAACCTGTATcgaaaataaacatgatcatcatcttcttcacctcgaaaacataaataattttgcaatCCATCCATAATCATCAAGCACAGCGCAggtttgttgaaaatgttaaaataatttttttatgggGTGTTAAATCTTGTCCTATCCCATCTCATCcctttagaaattttatgttcCATAaaccattctcttttaaataattacccatataataattttcttaataaattttggctaagaaatttagacaaaataaatgtattctccatttaaatgtttaatttatatagttagtagaaactataattctcaaaaactctcaaaatattttcaaaaacaccCCATATTCTCAAAATACTCATCTCAAAGTAGTTCTTTACATGTCATATAGtcaaccttttttaaaaaaaattgtttaattacaTTGTTTTCCATTATATGAATTACCCATTTTTGTCTCACTTTCTTGACATTTCTCATTGTAATACCATAAATAGACTTgaattttaatcataatttagtTTACATGTTCAGATATGAAATTATTTGcataaacattaatataaattcGATGATAttaagagtatttttaaaaaaattatatataatattatgattaaaaattttcaatccgtcttttgattcgatttcagttgaaattatatattggtttttgaatctttgattaataaataaagcTTGTAAAcacaaaccgatatataatttcgttataattgtaaaatctcaACCCTAacccacctcatttgtaaatccaaccaatatataattttggtttaattgtaaaatctaaactctaaccatctcatttgtaaacccaaaccgacatataatttcgttataattGACAAtgtaaaccctaaccatctcattttaAAACCCAAACTGACGTGTAATttcgttataattgtaaaatttaaaccctaaccaccacATTTGCAATGGCATGCCgacatataatttggttttaattgtaaaatctaaatcttaatcACCTcatttttaaacataaattgacacataatttcgttctaattgtaaaatctaaaccttaattctcatttataaactcataCCGATATATATCCTcttttagttgtaaaatctaaaacaaaaaaaaatatttaactttttttaattaaaattatacataatttgttttgctttttaattcaattttgatttattttttaaataaattattatttagaagATTCTTATTGAAAAGAATGAGGTGAATAGAAAGATATACCCCTACAGATGAAcctaaatatttatcttttgaaaattcCCCAATCTTAATTAGTGAGAATATCATTAATTAGAATTAGTTTTAATAATAGTTGCTTATGAACAAAGATAACaggttgccaaaaaaaaaaagaacaaagctaACAGACCACTAAACATTATCCATGTACgacatattattataaaaatgtaatttggttttctaaaaattttcttcctttttcaattagcgttaaaaaaaagtaaactttcTGGTTATAAATTGTCCTCCCCAGtggtaataaactaataatagtGCAAGGTTGCTTTGTTGTATCAGATTAGTACTAATTAATATGGTTTGTTTTTTAACCACATTAATTTGTTTAACTTTCTGTGGTGAAAGAGAAACACATAGCAGAGATGTTATCTACCACACTTACAATTCTCTAAAATTCCATTAGTGTGCTGCAATTAAACAAATCTCAACTTATCCAACAACTAAGATCTTAATAGAAACAAATGATGTACTGATTCAGATTAGAAACATATTCCATCAAAACCTTGATTCTTGATACTGTTAGTTAgaaaaagaatacaaagaaaaaaaatctgatgaaagagaatatacaaaaaaatgattactcAAATGAAGCATACCACCGATCACACATCTTTTATTGCCACTCATGGCTCTTATGACGCTTGTCCTCTATGTATGCGTAGAGCACAAACTCGTATAGTTTTCCCGTGATGTTTGAATAATTTCTTTAGATGTTGTGTTAAATCTCTTCAAAATCTCTTTCATGTACAATGACTTGACCTGCATTCTTTTTACACAGCACAAGCTGAAATGAGTGAGAACAATAGATCAAAGTgaagattataaaatatgaatcaTTGAAAGGATCACAGAAAACacatattaaataacaaaaagctGAAAACTCACTCTTGGTTTCTTGTCAATCTTATTATGAGTCTTCCACTCTAAACACTCGACCAACTGTAACACTTTCATTAGTTTACCCTTGAAAACCCAAAAAGgcttatataagaaaacaaaggttCATTGAACCGTTTTTAAAATTCCTTTAGTTATAAGCTTAAACACAAACAGATTTTCAGGAGGATGTACTTCAAATGGATAATATTATACATAAGTCATGTTTATGAGAATGAAGCGGTGGTGTCTTACCTTTTATGAGTTCATGAACAGTGACTTGAAGAGCTTGTTCttcatgtttcttatgtttattctcttctttatttcaCCTGCTTTCACACCCAAAATAGCTTCAGCTTCCCACcaattatattatcatatacCATATATACACAACACATTTTGTCTCGATATTAACTTAAACTTATATGGTGATTGTATACCATATATACACAACACAGTTTTTCTCTGTCgcctctctctattttttttttctgttccaGTTAATGCTTACAACGCCATTTTCCATGTCCTATGAAAGTcctctatccaataattgtggGATCTTTAGCATGAAAAAACAGTGCTTCAGAACCATACCCAAGATCTCAGTCTTATATAAAATggataatacaaaaataaaagatctcTTACCCTAgtgatttgttatttttctttggtgtGTTAGCCAAACACTTCGTAGGGGAAGATTTATTCAGTTTCTCACAGAGGGAGATGAAGAAATCTGCGACCTGCAAATTTAAGAAAGCAAAAGGATCGTAAAGATAAACATAAACAATTTGATTCTGCAAAAAATCATTGATCATATTAGATCGAGTGAGAAGGGTCATAGAAATTTTCAGAATTGGATAACTAAAAGCTGAAAAACTCAGTTGCTAGTATCTATGTCAAAAATTTAATCAGAATTACTCATCCATAACACAAACAGAATTtagaaattgttttaaaattcaatCAATAAACATGGGAAAAGTTCAGacaattagaaaagaaaacaatacccATATCAGCAGTAAAATCACCAGCCACAACATTCTCTCTGCAACTTGTAGATAAATCAAAATGTCACAACATATGACATATACATGTGCCCCAACTACAAAATACGGAATTCTAAAAATGCATTTAACACAAACTCCCTTGATCCGTGGAAGAAATTAGCTTTCACATGAAAGTTCCATAAGTCGATTATTTACCGTTGTTGCTTCACTCAATCAGTCCCCAACGTTGAACTGGCTCAATGGCTCCCTGAGAAATCCAAACACATTTAGTTTAGATCCAATTATTCactttagaaaaagaaaaaaaagtgacagAGCCGGACCTTTGCTTATGGTTCCTAATATCGGAGAGTGTTTACAGATTTATATGCAGAAGATACAGACTTATAACTCACCTGTTGTGCCATTCATGTCGTCCACCATTACACTCTCTTGCAGCAAAACATTTAGTCTTGATTTTCCCAAGCTCCAGATCAAAATATCAAGAAATCTcctttatcatcatcataaaaaaCTACATCCAATGAACAACCGACAATATCACAAATCATATTCATCCTAAtcgtttcaaaatcaaaacatacaatattttaaaattgagaGAGAATCAAGCTCAAAAGATCTAATTTTGCCCAAACAATGACTTGAAATCAAAATAGATCTTACATATCTATTAGTGGACGTACAATAGAATAAGAAGCAattagggagaaaaaaaaaagagagagagtgtcgATATCTTTACGTACTGCTTTGCTGCCTTTGCTTTCTCCTTGGtgaagctcaatcccaaaacaTCATCGTCCACTCTTCTgctaaaagagagagaggcgacagagaaaaagaagtttcgggttagggttttgtttcttatttttaatattgacaGAGTAATGGACGGCTAAGATTAAAAAGATCTCAAAATATACGGTCGGGATTTAAGAAAAATAGGCAATGAACGACTGAGATTATAACATAAAACCGAGTTAGATTACCGGGTTTATATGACccgcgtgtttatccgtttTTGTGAGAGATAAATAACGTTTTTGtcctttctaaaaaatattaaaatggtcATAACTCCAATGATATTTCATTgtaatttcttaaaaaacaaatgttaaaatGTTTTACGATTAATAGTAAGGATATATGTAGATTTTATTAAGGATTAGGTTAATACCTgcgctacgccgcgggattgtttttagattttatttgttGATCAATTTGTCAAGTGAATTATTACCTTGCAGGTTATTTTAGCATTGAGTTTGTTAAGTTCTTTCTTGAATCAATGAATCCTTGtaagttttatgttttcctaAAAGCTTATTTAGTGAGAGGGGAGTAATGGGAAATAATAGCAACTTCGATGCATTCTAGTTTTTTTCCGGTTTAGTTTTTGCATGTCTTGTCACAATTCTATAATTCGATGGCGCCGTTGGCTGATTTTTTTAGCGATTTGTGTTTCGCAGAGAAAGAGGCgatgatctcttgtttgattaGCCGGAAttagaatagagagagaaatggaagaggaaaaagACTGAAATCAGAACTTTGTGAACAAGAAACCAACAATCCAACAAACCTCACAATtcagttcctttttttttcacaagaaGAAATTTAACTTTAACTTTAAACCATATAAACCCATTAAGTTTAAACCCCATTTAGTTTTGCCCATTTAAATATGTCTTAAACCATAAACCCATTTAGTTTTGCCCATataaactcatataaactgaatattattttcttaaaaatcattttgaaCCTGAAGTAATTAAAGACAAAATACTTTCATAACACCACCGGTCTAATACATCAGTAGCAGAAAACATATATCTcaataacaaagcaaaaaaaaaacaattttatagcCATGAATAATGTTTTGCTATGAGtgactcttgagtcttgacccTATGAACTCGTGTTTGAATCAGATGATTGCTTCTTCAATAAGATGAGTTTGTGGCTAAATCAAACCTATGTCAAACATATAGTTTGTGGCTATGTGATAGCTTCTTCACCAAAGAATGACCAAACTAACGGAGCAATAAACGCCAAAACCTAACTAAAAATCTCATCATTGTTCactaataacacaaaaaaataaagggaaTGCACAAGCAGAATCCCTAACAAACCATAGCAAGCTGAACAAGTTCCAACTTAGGAAAAAAGCCTAAAGGTAACACATTTATCAGAGGATCGTTAATCAAGTCAATATATACAAACTAATTAACACAACCCATCAACCAATTTTTCAAAACTCGCCTTCTTCGAGGATCATAGAAGACGACGATGACGATAACTttcagcaaaagaaaataaataataataaacataaaagGGTACCCATTAATTAATGGGTAAACTCATTTATCGAACATGTTAATTGGACTACCCAATTTAAATccattcaatatttttaaataaatgggACTAAATGAGCAGAATTTTGTATAACCAGCCCGTTTATTTGAATGGGTTTCGAAACCCATATTAACATCACTACGAggaatatattgtattaaacaTATCAAGGCATATATAGGCTAAAGAAAACCCTTTCAAAGTGAAATATTACAGAATAGGTTCAGGCAATGATCTTGCTGAGGCAATGATCAATCTAAAGATTACATTTAAAGACAATAAATGAATGATTAATGGACGGTCATATAACTTACAAAGTCGGATACCATAAGGAGTGAAAGTAAGATTGTTTAGAAACTAAAACAAGTACAAGTATTAGCATAAGCGAAACTCCCCAGGGAAATTTTCCTTCTCCAAAAAGGTACTTAGCCTTGTTTGCTCAAACGGAGTAAGATGAATTGAAGAGAAGTCGATGGACGAAGCTTAGAGATACCAGGATGAAGACAAAGAGAATTGGGAGGAAAAGCATGAAGAGCTTGAGATTAGCCGCGGTTTTCTCAACCTCGTACTTGTAACGTGGGTATGAAGAGATGAATAGGAGTAAAGATATGATGCCGAAGAGAGCTAGTAGTCTAAGAGGAGGTGCTGATGAAGTCAGTAGTGTTTCCTCTAACCATCCTCGCTTCCATGAACCTCCTCGTCTTTCTTTGACAAACCACCCCATCTCCATTTTTCCagttcaaactttttttctctctcaatgCCTTCTTTTTGGTTGTATTGAGCATATATAAGCGTATTTTATGAAGTGAAAGAGACcttaaatgtttattttcttgctaaaaaaaaagatgcgtttttattataaagtagtgaatttcaatatatatatatatatatatgtataattttttcaaGTAATGTGAAGTCCGATTAATTAGTCTGGCATAACCGCATATGTTCTCTGGAAAAGAGTTGTTCTCGAACAATCTTTATACCAACCTTTTTTATTCCATATTCCATGGTCATATTGATTTGTTCTCTCCTCCATTTGAGAATTTCTATCATTAAGTTAACTAATTTATTCACTAAAACAATC harbors:
- the LOC104760755 gene encoding prostaglandin E synthase 2 isoform X1, coding for MRRVTGLAARTISSSVAIHPRLAQSMAITTISSSEPITRRFGGLPEISTPSFAGGFAGIVFFSAAAASSLGQEVHAKEMAHKFNPKEVVLYQYEACPFCNKVKAFLDFNKIPYKIVEVNPISKKEIKWSDYKKVPILTVDGEQMVDSSAIIDGLFQKMHPEISKSEDDEETKWRKWVDNHLVHLLSPNIYRNTSEALESFDYITTHGNFSFTERLVAKYAGATAMYFVSKKLKKKYNITDERAALYDAAETWVDALKERPYLAGGSKPNLADLAVFGVLRPIRYLRSGKDMVDNTRIGEWYSRMENTVGEPSRIKE
- the LOC104760755 gene encoding prostaglandin E synthase 2 isoform X2, which translates into the protein MRRVTGLAARTISSSVAIHPRLAQSMAITTISSSEPITRRFGGLPEISTPSFAGGFAGIVFFSAAAASSLGQEVHAKEMAHKFNPKEVVLYQYEACPFCNKVKAFLDFNKIPYKIVEVNPISKKEIKWSDYKKVPILTVDGEQMVDSSAIIDGLFQKMHPEISKSEDDEETKWRKWVDNHLVHLLSPNIYRNTSEALESFDYITTHGNFSFTERLVAKYAGATAMYFVSKKLKKKYNITDERAALYDAAETWVDALKERPYLGGSKPNLADLAVFGVLRPIRYLRSGKDMVDNTRIGEWYSRMENTVGEPSRIKE